In one Motacilla alba alba isolate MOTALB_02 chromosome 7, Motacilla_alba_V1.0_pri, whole genome shotgun sequence genomic region, the following are encoded:
- the NABP1 gene encoding SOSS complex subunit B2, whose translation MSAASDTYFLIKDIKPGLKNLNVIFIVLEIGRVTKTKDGHEVRSCKVADKTGSITICVWDEIGGLIQPGDIIRLTKGYASLWKGCLTLYTGRGGELHKIGEFCMVYSEVPNYSEPNSEHVGQNKLAQGEQNNISASSGMGTCTFGPLGNGLQTGPEASGFPFTYNHGHIYAGSGRGNGRGPVNPAPANSVQPLPPAVSNGRDPRRAFKR comes from the exons ATGAGCGCGGCGAGCGACACGTATTTCCTCATAAAAGACATAAAACCCGGACTGAAAAACTTAAATGTCATCTTTATTGTGCTGGAGATCG GGCGAGTCACCAAGACGAAGGACGGGCACGAGGTGAGGTCCTGCAAGGTGGCCGACAAGACGGGCAGCATCACCATCTGCGTGTGGGACGAGATCGGCGGCCTCATCCAGCCGGGGGACATCATCCGCCTGACCAAAGG GTACGCATCTCTGTGGAAAGGATGCCTGACACTTTACACAGGACGAGGAGGGGAGCTGCATAAAATTGGGGA GTTCTGCATGGTCTACTCAGAAGTGCCAAACTACAGCGAACCCAACTCGGAACACGTCGGGCAGAACAAACTG GCACAGGGTGAACAGAATAATATTTCTGCATCAAGTGGTATGGGTACTTGTACTTTTGGGCCACTGG gAAATGGTTTACAAACTGGACCTGAAGCAAGTGGATTTCCATTCACGTATAACCACGGCCACATTTATGCAGGTAGTGGGAGAGGCAATGGCCGAGGACCTGTAAATCCAGCACCAGCTAATAGTGTTCAGCCTCTTCCCCCTGCTGTCAGTAACGGGAGGGACCCACGCAGGGCCTTTAAAAGATGA